A window from Podospora bellae-mahoneyi strain CBS 112042 chromosome 1 map unlocalized CBS112042p_1, whole genome shotgun sequence encodes these proteins:
- a CDS encoding uncharacterized protein (EggNog:ENOG503P9Q6; COG:S), producing the protein MRRQLGAMGSWPVDLPTPTVVVEQELKTRGIWAFLGCFCRAVKGTPNSERIPYVFNHHTGHHSHDSPKLDIEVENDESEDRLEDVTLAVELKYLYPLLIPGCVDPEPNDPRPLQTALYPGDKPASQQQVLALLAQTIKETGENAITKAEIEEGGQKESDFWASAWIVKKAGSPEPLEKEKLLKGYTWASAEICSPKMLANDRQTRHRVQRVLKALMSKHRLVINGSCDTHCHLGRIDDQPYSLSTLKRLATILWVSEPTLRSTRDPKSPNYDNVYSWGFELVKHSRLARSLDGLEGLLTRQAVTRQAHDISDRQIVRAICGQKTVSARELAAFREIWSKTSHEELGKLLSGDTRMHRRLGFNFSAFGLEDERARTNPRTIEFRFMEGSTSIDMVLGWLTIGATIVEVSACKSDGRFEVTLGRLLQKSRESQRVTVVGQETRGERLGRDFAQLMEDLGVSHDLSRSFVEKITREN; encoded by the coding sequence ATGAGACGGCAGCTCGGTGCCATGGGTAGTTGGCCTGTGGATCTGCCCACGCCCACGGTGGTTGTGGAGCAAGAACTTAAGACGCGCGGTATCTGGGCCTTCTTGGGGTGCTTCTGTCGAGCCGTGAAAGGAACCCCAAACTCGGAGAGAATCCCTTACGTTTTCAACCATCACACCGGTCACCATTCCCACGACAGCCCCAAGTTGGACATCGAGGTGGAGAACGATGAGTCTGAGGACAGACTGGAAGACGTCACTCTGGCGGTTGAGCTCAAGTATCTCTACCCGCTCCTGATTCCGGGGTGTGTTGATCCCGAGCCAAACGATCCGCGACCTCTCCAGACGGCGTTGTATCCTGGCGACAAGCCCGCTAGTCAACAGCAGGTTTTGGCCCTCTTGGCCCAAACAATCAAAGAGACGGGAGAGaacgccatcaccaaggccgagattgaggaaggaggccaGAAGGAAAGCGACTTCTGGGCGTCGGCATGGATCGTGAAGAAAGCCGGGTCCCCGGAGCCtttggagaaggaaaagtTGCTGAAAGGATATACTTGGGCGTCGGCCGAGATTTGCTCACCCAAAATGCTGGCTAACGACCGCCAAACCCGCCACCGTGTTCAAAGGGTTCTAAAGGCGTTGATGTCGAAACACCGGCTGGTTATCAACGGAAGTTGTGATACGCACTGCCATCTCGGACGGATCGATGACCAACCCTACTCTCTGTCGACACTGAAGAGACTTGCAACCATCCTTTGGGTATCTGAACCCACCCTCCGCAGCACCAGGGACCCCAAGTCTCCCAATTATGACAACGTTTACTCGTGGGGATTCGAGCTCGTGAAGCACAGTCGGCTGGCCAGGAGTCTCGACGGGTTGGAAGGCCTTCTCACCCGCCAGGCCGTCACTCGACAGGCACATGACATCTCCGATAGGCAGATCGTCCGAGCAATATGCGGGCAAAAGACTGTCTCGGCAAGGGAACTGGCTGCCTTTCGGGAGATTTGGAGTAAAACCTCCCACGAAGAGCTCGGAAAGCTGCTTTCTGGCGACACTCGAATGCACCGACGATTGGGCTTCAACTTCAGCGCTTTTGGCCTTGAAGACGAACGGGCAAGAACCAATCCGAGAACAATAGAATTTCGTTTCATGGAAGGATCCACCAGCATCGATATGGTGTTGGGATGGCTCACGATTGGCGCTACCATTGTCGAGGTTTCGGCATGCAAGTCGGATGGTCGCTTCGAGGTCACGCTGGGTCGATTGCTGCAGAAGTCACGAGAGAGCCAGCGGGTGACGGTGGTTGGGCAGGAGACGCGGGGAGAGCGCTTGGGGCGGGATTTCGCTCAGTTGATGGAAGACTTGGGCGTGTCGCACGACCTCTCCCGTAGCTTTGTAGAGAAGATCACACGGGAGAATTAG
- a CDS encoding uncharacterized protein (CAZy:AA3; EggNog:ENOG503NWDN; COG:E), producing the protein MARLLLCSVQLLVASIVGVGAQAPGGSTYDYVIVGGGTAGLALATRLSLGLPNAKIVVIEAGPSGLHEDGINVPGLKGSTIGGKYDWYFPTVPQKALNNRVVFNPRGKVLGGSSALNLLTWDRPAAREIEKWKELGNPGWGWKEMEAAMEKAETFVGGPPGSGTKGPIYALYNRQQAPFLNTVAPTVSSLHGITLNSDSIQGNPIGIGYQPTNVNPTSYNRSYSANEYLPKAKSNLVVLTETRVAKVNLKKSGKLQRATGVTLTDGTVITTRKEVILSAGSIQSPNLLELSGIGGSDILKAAKIKQLIDLPGVGENYQEHLLVSISYQVRDDFITGDRVNYNSTYREEQWNRRLNNLSSWFDDARFSILFANWKQIIGGSDNAQVALARSVLAGSKDVGHKWKLEQLSDPKIPQIEMIFTSRYFGSKGYPPVGSPLNGKGFMAIIVGLMHPLATGSVHIDPANATLGSPIIDPKFLNNEYDIQGLIHALKFAREIFQTEPLKSVVVSEYEPGLDAVKTDAEWRAYLLRNMGIIFHPMCTAAMLPKKDGGVVDPKLVVYGTENLRVVDASVIPVQISAHPQTVVYGIAEKAAEIIIKEGKGR; encoded by the exons ATGgcgaggttgctgctgtgttcTGTTCAGCTGCTTGTGGCGAGTATCGTGGGGGTTGGAGCTCAGGCGCCGGGTGGTAGTACGTATGATTAT GTTATTGTGGGAGGTGGTACGGCGGGCCTTGCTCTTGCTACTAGGTTGAGTCTTGGTTTGCCCAATGCCAAAATAGTTGTTATCGAGGCTGGGCCTTCTGGCCTGCATGAGGATGGCATCAACGTTCCTGGTTTGAAAGGGAGCACGATCGGAGGAAAGTATGACTGGTACTTTCCGACTGTGCCCCAGAAAGCCTTGAACAATCGGGTTGTTTTCAACCCCCGTGGTAAAGTACTTGGTGGCTCGTCCGCCCTGAACTTGCTCACATGGGACCGtccggcggcgagggagattgaAAAGTGGAAGGAGTTGGGCAATCCGGGATGGGGctggaaggagatggaggcggctatggagaaggccgagacgTTTGTGGGTGGACCGCCTGGCTCAGGGACCAAGGGTCCGATATATGCGCTGTACAATCGACAGCAGGCGCCTTTCCTGAATACTGTTGCCCCCACAGTTTCGAGTCTCCATGGTATCACGCTGAACTCGGACTCGATCCAGGGGAATCCCATCGGCATCGGGTACCAGCCTACCAATGTGAACCCGACGTCCTACAACCGGTCCTACAGCGCGAATGAGTATCTTCCCAAGGCAAAATCAAACCTGGTGGTCTTGACCGAAACTCGCGTCGCCAAGGTCAACTTGAAGAAAAGCGGCAAGCTTCAGCGGGCAACTGGTGTTACCCTTACTGACGGGACCGTCATCACAACCCGCAAGGAGGTTATCTTGTCTGCGGGATCTATACAGTCGCCAAACCTTCTCGAGTTGTCAGGTATTGGCGGGAGTGACATTCTCAAAGCCGCCAAAATCAAACAGCTCATCGACCTCCCTGGAGTTGGGGAGAACTATCAAGAGCACCTCCTGGTGTCGATCAGCTATCAAGTTCGAGACGACTTCATTACCGGTGACCGAGTCAACTATAACTCAACTTACAGAGAAGAACAATGGAACCGCCGCCTCAACAACCTGTCCTCTTGGTTCGACGACGCTCGCTTTTCAATACTGTTCGCCAACTGGAAGCAGATCATTGGTGGTTCTGACAACGCCCAGGTCGCCCTGGCCCGCTCTGTTCTCGCTGGGTCGAAAGATGTTGGCCACAAGTGGAAGCTAGAGCAGCTTTCCGACCCCAAGATCCCCCAAATCGAGATGATCTTTACCTCTCGGTATTTTGGCAGTAAGGGATACCCCCCTGTTGGATCCCCCTTGAATGGAAAAGGCTTTATggccatcatcgtcggccTCATGCACCCCCTCGCAACAGGGAGCGTGCATATCGACCCTGCCAACGCCACCCTTGGGAGCCCAATTATTGATCCAAAGTTTCTCAACAACGAATATGACATCCAGGGATTGATTCACGCGTTGAAGTTTGCGAGGGAGATCTTCCAGACGGAGCCGCTCaagtcggtggtggtgagcgaaTATGAACCCGGGCTGGATGCGGTCAAGACGGATGCTGAGTGGAGGGCGTATTTGTTGCGGAATATGGGGATCATTTTTCATCCCATGTGCACTGCGGCGATGCTGCCGAAGAAGGacggtggggtggtggatcCGAAGCTGGTGGTGTATGGAACAGAGAACCTGAGGGTTGTGGACGCGAGTGTGATTCCGGTCCAGATATCGGCGCATCCGCAAACGGTGGTGTATGGGATTgcggagaaggcggcggagatTATCATtaaggaggggaaggggaggtaa
- the IWS1 gene encoding Transcription factor iws1 (BUSCO:EOG0926390Q; EggNog:ENOG503P0IY; COG:K), with the protein MSDAGSPPQEHRDDASVDSHDGAGDAGNESDDILSEIDEGEFEHYEPDMEKRQTSNIIIDENITKGLKASRRKITDSETNKKPKEGRRPKKRTRGEDDDDLDANDIIEDGDRRPRKARAGESGRRSGKKEAPRQEEIPEENLTPEERRRRALERAMDAALKPTTKRRRKKDDIDLEDEIDEQIANLKVAMENACVADNKAREDGIAATHKLQLLPQVTALLNRTAVQDSILDPETNFLQAVKYFLEPLNDGSLPAYNIQRDIFNALTKLPVNKEVLLSSGIGKVVYFYTKSKRPEIGIKRIAERLVGEWSRPILKRTDDYKKRQIETRDFDIAAAKMAQRQETAMGSSQITLTQRPAGNKSRFELERERLLAPETKTNRAQPAGLPTSYTIAPRSTYDGSARSSEHRPIGAGGIEAFRKMTQKNKGRKA; encoded by the exons ATGTCTGACGCTGGCTCTCCGCCCCAGGAGCACAGGGATGACGCCTCCGTGGACTCGCACGATGGCGCCGGTGATGCGGGCAATGAGTCCGATGACATTCTTTCCGAAATCGACGAAGGCGAGTTCGAGCACTATGAACCCGACATGGAGAAGAGACAGACGTCCAACATTATCATCGACGAGAATATTACCAAGGGACTTAAAGCCAGCAGAAGGAAGATCACCGACAGCGAGACCAACAAGAAACCTAAAGAAGGCCGCAGGCCAAAAAAGCGGacaagaggagaggatgatgacgacctGGATGCGAATGACATTATCGAGGATGGTGACCGTCGACCGCGCAAGGCGCGCGCAGGTGAATCGGGCCGCCGATCAGGCAAGAAGGAGGCTCCCAGGCAAGAAGAGATTCCAGAGGAGAATCTCACACCAGAGGAGAGGCGGCGTCGGGCACTCGAGCGTGCCATGGATGCCGCTCTCAAACCCACTACCAAACGGAGACGCAAGAAGGATGATATC GATCTCGAGGACGAAATCGATGAACAAATTGCCAATCTCAAAGTCGCCATGGAAAACGCCTGTGTGGCTGACAACAAAGCCCGTGAGGATGGCATTGCGGCCACCCACAAGCTTCAACTTCTCCCTCAAGTCACAGCGCTTCTCAACCGGACAGCCGTTCAAGATTCCATTCTCGACCCTGAAACCAATTTCCTCCAGGCTGTCAAATACTTCTTGGAGCCCCTGAACGACGGCAGTCTCCCCGCTTACAATATTCAGCGCGACATCTTCAACGCTCTCACCAAGCTTCCAGTCAACAAAGAGGTGCTTCTCAGCAGCGGCATTGGCAAGGTGGTTTACTTTTATACCAAAAGCAAGCGACCCGAGATTGGCATCAAGCGCATTGCAGAGCGTCTTGTGGGTGAATGGAGTCGTCCGATCCTGAAAAGGACTGATGATTACAAGAAACGCCAAATCGAGACTCGCGACTTTGACATTGC TGCGGCCAAAATGGCTCAGCGTCAAGAAACAGCGATGGGTAGCTCCCAGATTACGCTTACCCAGCGACCAGCCGGCAATAAGTCCCGGTTCGAGCTTGAGCGCGAGAGACTTCTTGCGCCCGAGACCAAGACCAACCGCGCGCAACCTGCTGGTCTGCCTACCAGCTACACTATTGCTCCACGCAGCACATACGATGGGTCGGCTCGGTCGAGCGAACACAGGCCcattggtgctggtggcatAGAGGCGTTTAGGAAGATGACGCAGAAGAATAAGGGGAGGAAAGCTTAG
- a CDS encoding uncharacterized protein (EggNog:ENOG503P1MY; COG:S): MDHRGTEGLMDWEPERKHAIDPSSPFAALPKKFTLSSFETPVSRFSKVSNDPFASAVRKSSPLKQDHPAPPHASFFSPQLQNKPSGPAFRNPAFTTPQKRFEDVPMSEVSDAESSPAMTDTSILPADTPDIEHIGMKSAATPSPIKLMWNRNLDRNRTAGKGELPKSATRDKVRKRKRLFGDKDVGSVRSRLAHDLDDSDSDIPESSKALVTSSKQKKDKKRGWLSNFLATLSDNPNAPAILSRWLQLGANILLMCLAFIIVFEIIKQVRSDLSHEADKAIAALQQEIRQCAEQFTQNACSPKATRAPYMETVCTQWEICMQQDPHGIATTNISVRKVAEILNEFVGVISYKTWAFLLTIFLATLLATNMGFGRLRDTGSFQHPRAPAPAPPLQSPPAMAPMLPVSSDGFFWAPVGMTPKSVRKQLLSEETETETDSTPMMRAIMPPQTPSMRRSPSKEYRDRERERDRSPSKGFRQRSPSKNY; the protein is encoded by the exons ATGGACCACCGAGGGACGGAAGGCCTCATGGACTGGGAGCCAGAACGCAAGCATGCTATTGACCCCTCCAGTCCCTTCGCAGCTCTGCCCAAAAAGTTCACCCTCT CTTCATTTGAAACACCCGTCTCACGATTCAGCAAAGTCAGCAATGACCCATTCGCGAGCGCGGTGCGCAAGAGCTCACCACTCAAACAAGACCACCCGGCCCCCCCACATGCCTCATTCTTTTCGCCGCAGCTACAGAACAAACCATCAGGCCCCGCGTTTCGGAATCCAGCGTTCACCACACCGCAGAAACGCTTCGAGGATGTACCAATGTCCGAAGTTTCTGACGCCGAATCAAGTCCCGCTATGACCGACACTTCGATTTTGCCAGCCGACACGCCAGACATTGAGCACATCGGGATGAAGTCCGCtgccaccccctcacccatcaAACTGATGTGGAACCGGAACCTGGATCGGAATCGAACTGCCGGAAAGGGGGAGCTCCCTAAATCTGCAACTCGTGATAAGGtcaggaagaggaaaaggctTTTCGGCGACAAAGATGTCGGCAGTGTGAGGTCCCGCCTCGCCCACGACTTGGATGACTCAGATAGCGATATTCCAGAGAGCTCTAAGGCGCTGGTGACGAGTTCAAAACAGAAGAAGGATAAGAAACGAGGCTGGTTGAGCAACTTCCTCGCGACTCTGAGCGACAACCCCAATGCGCCAGCTATTCTGTCCAGGTGGTTGCAACTTGGGGCAAATATCCTTCTCATGTGCCTTGCATTCATCATTGTCTTCGAAATTATCAAGCAAGTGCGGTCAGATTTATCGCACGAGGCTGACAAGGCTATAGCGGCATTGCAACAGGAGATCAGGCAATGTGCAGAGCAGTTCACCCAGAATGCTTGCTCGCCCAAGGCAACTCGCGCACCTTATATGGAAACAGTGTGCACCCAATGGGAAATATGCATGCAACAGGACCCTCACGGCATTGCAACCACCAATATCTCGGTCCGCAAGGTAGCTGAGATCCTCAACGAGTTTGTTGGCGTTATATCCTACAAGACCTGG GCCTTCCTTCTTACAATATTCCTCGCCACCCTTCTTGCTACCAACATGGGCTTTGGTCGTCTTCGGGACACTGGCTCGTTCCAACATCCCCGTGCACCGGCACCTGCGCCCCCACTACAGTCACCTCCAGCTATGGCTCCGATGCTTCCAGTCTCGTCGGATGGCTTTTTCTGGGCGCCTGTCGGTATGACACCCAAGAGTGTACGGAAACAACTTCTCAGCGAAGAAACAGAGACAGAGACCGATAGCACCCCGATGATGAGAGCCATCATGCCGCCACAAACCCCGTCAATGAGGAGGAGTCCCAGCAAAGAGTATCGAGATAGGGAGCGAGAAAGAGACAGAAGTCCGTCCAAGGGTTTCAGACAAAGAAGCCCCAGCAAGAACTACTGA
- a CDS encoding uncharacterized protein (EggNog:ENOG503NV2R; COG:S): MDPFGEPAADTLAAARLHVQALTDCGLPREALLRALLENYGDGSSTGTGATTVAPVGMEMGGYSQQSQQQLHQQQQQQQPHPQLQQQQALPSPQLPSQVNQPIIPGKMMQHNFGYHHGTRLSISTTSSSQSSASGRASILSTATTMSSVSSQAAGGHDVAPLPTPPTPPVKSNNRGTSKPQGAYWCTFCDVAFQRKFDWKRHEDEFHERYKRYPCPNCNRIFWGANTFNQHHKNAHGCTTCPHADRVVRYTQRKTAWACGFCGGFLASRDRYFDHVARHYEDGCNKGHWNHSLVIYGLLHQPSISNAWKELDAALYGHLPRDQQPMLEWDAKVTGNAPGFLEGESPGKLQDLLEFFNESNDDPRFLARLAHDQAKIRFRHEVLQPGGMSPTDMASRPISEPPKLKTSASAQTLLSNKHMSSPQPSGGSDGPPPAYDSSSVQHVLKKQRSMAPSLDASYSKPHMFSTPTPQQQPLPQPPQLPSQKLINNPFLTAAPEPQPPNLLGIQLETTASGGFYDLTLTHVHPHIQGHSMSDITQQQQQQQQQQQQQQQQQQQQLSPQEHQPQFLPQINPINLYDDWSSMVGTMVDDGSGTTWWQTTQHPGTHQGPPQ, encoded by the exons ATGGATCCGTTTGGGGAACCGGCCGCCGACACCTTGGCCGCGGCTCGTCTTCACGTCCAAGCCCTGACCGACTGTGGATTACCCCGCGAGGCTCTTTTGCGGGCTCTTCTGGAAAACTATGGCGATG GGTCATCAACTGGGACTGGAGCCACCACCGTGGCGCCtgtggggatggagatgggcgGCTACTCTCAACAATcgcaacagcagctccaccaacagcaacaacagcaacagccacacCCACAATtacagcagcaacaggcgcTTCCTTCACCACAGTTGCCGTCGCAGGTGAACCAGCCAATCATTCCGGGGAAAATGATGCAGCACAACTTTGGTTACCATCATGGCACACGGCTGTCGATATCGACTACCTCGAGCTCGCAGTCATCAGCTTCCGGGAGGGCCAGCATACTATCGACGGCAACCACCATGAGCTCCGTCTCGTCtcaagcagcaggaggacACGATGTTGCGCCGCTTCCCACGCCGCCTACGCCGCCCGTAAAGAGCAACAACCGGGGCACTTCCAAACCGCAAGGCGCATACTGGTGCACCTTTTGTGACGTTGCTTTCCAGCGCAAGTTTGACTGGAAAAGACACGAGGACGAGTTCCACGAGAGATATAAGCGCTATCCGTGTCCCAACTGCAATCGGATCTTCTGGGGAGCCAATACGTTCAATCAGCACCACAAGAACGCCCATGGCTGCACGACATGCCCGCACGCGGATCGGGTGGTGCGCTACACACAGCGCAAAACAGCATG GGCCTGCGGATTTTGCGGAGGTTTTCTTGCCAGCCGCGATCGGTATTTCGACCATGTCGCCCGCCATTATGAGGATGGATGCAACAAGGGACACTGGAACCACTCACTCGTAATCTACGGCCTACTTCACCAACCTTCGATCAGCAATGCATGGAAGGAGCTCGATGCTGCACTCTACGGTCATTTACCACGCGATCAGCAGCCAATGCTGGAATGGGATGCCAAGGTGACTGGCAATGCGCCCGGCTTCCTGGAGGGTGAAAGCCCCGGCAAACTCCAGGATTTACTCGAATTCTTTAACGAAAGTAACGACGACCCGAGATTTCTTGCACGACTCGCCCACGACCAGGCGAAGATTCGATTCCGGCATGAGGTACTGCAGCCTGGCGGCATGTCTCCCACCGACATGGCGTCACGGCCTATTTCGGAGCCCCCGAAGCTGAAGACCTCTGCTTCAGCTCAGACACTTTTGTCAAACAAGCACATGTCCTCGCCGCAGCCCTCGGGGGGGTCCGATGGGCCACCACCTGCATACGACAGTAGTTCTGTACAGCATgtcttgaagaagcagcGAAGCATGGCTCCTTCACTGGATGCATCGTATTCGAAGCCTCATATGTTTAGCACACCAACACCGCAACAACAGCCGctgccacaaccaccacaatTACCTTCTCAAAAGCTGATTAACAACCCGTTTCTTACTGCAGCACCggaacctcaacctcccaacctgCTGGGGATTCAACTGGAAACTACGGCGTCTGGAGGATTTTACGACTTGACGCTTACACATGTGCACCCGCACATTCAGGGGCACAGCATGAGTGATATtacacagcaacaacaacaacaacaacaacaacaacagcagcagcagcagcagcagcagcagcaactaTCGCCGCAAGAACACCAGCCACAGTTCCTGCCACAGATTAACCCGATCAATTTATACGACGACTGGAGTAGCATGGTGGGGACGATGGTAGACGACGGGTCGGGGACGACATGGTGGCAGACGACACAGCATCCAGGTACACATCAAGGACCACCGCAGTGA
- a CDS encoding uncharacterized protein (COG:K; EggNog:ENOG503P1H6): protein MDPMDEDPDGGHPGPSLPPPTPGGTNPAPAHSSSSAATPSSVSAVGPASQHSGVSKRRRGLGVVTPNACTECRKKRAKCDGQRPCGRCKTQKDVECIYEIPVRQSKENLRNEIEQLRKAQRCNDKVFTALTRSDHWEDVLKRLRNGQSVEDVSEWLHSLHSQQGAGALPPISRIMGSAGVGYGSVPPRGLTGFPAGPSTGYMPLSSAYHAVSPVSSHAPYSTQPVDHQSPWGGHFSTQSHTTRSDSTPDIMNWSSSDTIRPPHHSRVGSWIESQGTPPNPARFRGLDSVLIPGFEGIRVPTATWTNITSDPALVQHLLALYFCWEYPTFASLSKEHFLRDFTDGRPRFCSSILVNALLALGCRFSSKPNTRSNPDDPHTSGDHFFKECQRLFHLETDHHSLTTIQALGIMSIREASCGRDSESWYYAGQSIRLAIEMGLHRVEDDGKDDDLAAVQAATFWGAFALDHAWSLATGTLPQCSCFPRLPPKPAIIDDIEASLWIPYTDDGKGITIPGPPTTDGRLNSTSGTPLERSCEQPSNVRSVYKCFCELSELVHQSLYIMHSPGRPLTSKDLLAIYTQYLDWYDRIPEVLRLGHNFTPAVLFAQYVFLLVFCVNFWILAHTVLFGSMYYHFAILLLFRPLIRLRIIGSGVSPRDVCSQASDAISGLLRSYSQLYTLRRTPSFVPYFVLTSAIMHLAIGAARSEERNMAPKTGGDLTQSLKRAAQIDPGVADALSRGIADLTEMAPCHHFAEQALNILRFLAKKWDINVDIQVAKGEANVSAEPEMIDSATRPSTSSLNFFAPNFAKSDFNCTWGEGDGTAPGTGKGQEGKPAGAENISSSMENPLFWPFPMQGRPMLASGKELEEAGFELL, encoded by the exons ATGGATCCAATGGACGAAGACCCGGACGGCGGTCACCCCGGGCCCTCGCTGCCACCGCCCACGCCCGGTGGGACCAACCCTGCGCCAGCCCATAGTTCGTCGTCGGCTGCTACTCCATCGTCTGTCTCGGCGGTTGGTCCTGCTTCTCAGCACTCCGGCGTGtccaagaggaggagaggtctTGGGGTTGTGACACCGAATGCTTGCACCGAATGTCGCAAGAAGCGTGCAAAG TGCGACGGGCAGAGACCATGCGGTCGATGTAAAACTCAGAAGGACGTGGAGTGTATATATGAAATCCCGGTCCGACAGTCCAAGGAAAACCTTCGAAACGAAATAGAACAGCTCCGGAAGGCGCAGCGCTGCAACGACAAGGTCTTCACGGCTCTCACCCGAAGCGACCATTGGGAAGATGTTCTCAAGCGGCTGCGAAATGGCCAAAGTGTGGAAGACGTGTCCGAATGGCTGCATAGTCTTCACTCGCAGCAAGGGGCTGGCGCGCTTCCTCCCATCAGCCGCATCATGGGCTCTGCGGGCGTTGGCTACGGCAGCGTGCCTCCGCGCGGACTGACTGGGTTTCCTGCTGGACCGTCGACCGGTTACATGCCGTTATCTTCCGCGTACCATGCTGTTAGCCCGGTGTCCAGCCATGCCCCGTATAGCACTCAGCCTGTAGACCACCAGAGTCCTTGGGGCGGTCATTTTTCAACCCAAAGCCACACTACCCGCAGTGATTCGACCCCAGACATAATGAACTGGAGCTCTTCGGATACAATTCGACCGCCTCACCACTCCCGAGTAGGGTCGTGGATTGAAAGCCAGGGCACTCCTCCTAATCCTGCTCGATTTCGGGGACTGGATAGCGTCTTGATTCCCGGCTTTGAAGGGATACGGGTCCCGACGGCAACATGGACCAATATAACATCAGACCCAGCCCTTGTTCAGCATCTTCTGGCGCTGTACTTTTGCTGGGAATATCCCACCTTTGCGTCACTGAGCAAGGAGCATTTTCTGCGAGATTTCACCGACGGCCGGCCAAGATTCTGTTCCTCCATTCTTGTGAATGCGCTGCTTGCACTTGGGTGCAGATTCTCGAGCAAACCAAACACTCGGTCCAACCCAGATGATCCCCACACATCTGGAGATCACTTCTTCAAAGAGTGTCAGCGCCTTTTTCATCTGGAAACTGACCACCACAGTTTAACGACCATCCAGGCCCTTGGAATAATGTCCATCAGAGAGGCCAGCTGCGGCAGGGACTCGGAAAGTTGGTATTACGCTGGCCAGAGCATTCGTCTGGCTATTGAGATGGGGCTTCATCGTGTGGAAGACGACGGCAAAGATGACGACCTAGCTGCTGTCCAAGCAGCCACATTCTGGGGGGCCTTTGCCCTGGACCA CGCATGGTCTTTGGCGACTGGAACTCTGCCTCAATGCTCCTGCTTTCCACGGCTCCCGCCAAAACCCGCGATTATAGACGACATTGAGGCCTCTCTGTGGATTCCCTATACAGATGATGGTAAGGGGATCACCATACCCGGACCACCAACAACCGATGGAAGGCTAAACTCAACATCAGGCACACCGCTCGAGAGGTCGTGTGAGCAGCCCTCGAATGTACGGTCGGTCTACAAATGTTTCTGTGAGCTCAGTGAGCTTGTTCACCAATCCCTGTACATTATGCATTCCCCTGGGCGGCCACTCACCAGCAAAGACCTGCTTGCTATTTACACGCAGTATTTGGACTGGTACGATCGAATACCGGAGGTTCTCCGCCTGGGCCACAACTTCACCCCGGCGGTCTTGTTTGCCCAGTACGTTTTCTTGTTGGTCTTTTGCGTTAACTTTTGGATTCTTGCTCATACTGTTCTGTTTGGCAGCATGTACTACCATTTTGCCATTCTACTTCTGTTCCGGCCATTGATCAGGCTTCGTATCATTGGCTCGGGGGTCTCTCCCCGGGACGTGTGCTCCCAAGCATCAGACGCCATTTCTGGCCTTCTGCGCTCATACTCGCAGCTGTACACGCTGAGACGAACACCGTCATTTGTTCCCTACTTTGTACTTACCTCGGCAATCATGCATCTTGCCATTGGAGCGGCACGGTCAGAGGAGAGAAACATGGCCCCTAAGACCGGTGGCGATCTTACCCAGTCTCTCAAGAGAGCGGCACAAATAGATCccggtgttgctgatgcGCTCAGCCGCGGTATTGCTGACTTGACAGAGATGGCACCATGTCATCATTTTGCAGAACAAGCTCTCAACATTCTCCGGTTTCTTGCCAAAAAGTGGGACATCAATGTGGACATACAAGTTGCTAAAGGGGAAGCGAACGTGAGCGCGGAACCAGAGATGATCGATTCAGCAACTCGCCCATCAACAAGCAGCCTCAACTTTTTTGCCCCCAACTTCGCCAAGTCTGACTTCAACTGCACGTGGGGCGAAGGCGACGGAACGGCACCCGGAACAGGGAAGGGACAAGAGGGCAAACCGGCGGGCGCCGAGAATATATCCAGTAGCATGGAGAATCCTCTGTTCTGGCCCTTTCCAATGCAAGGCCGTCCGATGTTGGCCAGCGGGAAGGAATTGGAGGAGGCAGGCTTCGAGCTGCTGTAA